A genomic region of Kineococcus rhizosphaerae contains the following coding sequences:
- a CDS encoding NAD(P)/FAD-dependent oxidoreductase encodes MSTSTARVVVVGAGILGVSTAAHLARAGASVDLVTEADVASGASGRSLSWLNSAGARSDAYHLLRTVGIDRWHTFAARHGHEQGLRDGLRFDGGLTWAAPGESFRARHAHELAIGYDSVWLAPEEIAAWTPGVDPAAVAAEGAVFNPGEGWVDLPLAAGVLLEGFRAAGGRLQTGTGRAHPVVEGGRVTGVTTDSGATFAADAVVLATGPWVPRDLADLGLTVPDDSPVSLLLRTKPVEVALRAVLNTPRVAVRPAPGGVLVLDSAWSEEEVVIHREGDYEVKDSTLEGLLAEASAVLAGHPELALDGYGVGRKPIPGDGEPVAGAVDGVEGLHVLFTHSGATLGLVLGEFTAREVLTGQPNPLLAAFRPGRFGARA; translated from the coding sequence ATGAGCACCTCCACCGCCCGGGTCGTCGTCGTCGGCGCCGGCATCCTCGGCGTCTCCACGGCCGCCCACCTGGCCCGCGCCGGGGCGTCCGTCGACCTCGTCACCGAGGCCGACGTCGCCTCCGGGGCCAGCGGCCGGTCGCTGTCGTGGCTGAACTCCGCCGGCGCCCGCAGCGACGCCTACCACCTGCTGCGCACCGTCGGCATCGACCGCTGGCACACCTTCGCCGCCCGCCACGGCCACGAGCAGGGCCTGCGGGACGGTCTGCGCTTCGACGGCGGCCTGACGTGGGCGGCGCCGGGGGAGAGCTTCCGCGCGCGGCACGCCCACGAGCTGGCCATCGGCTACGACTCGGTGTGGCTGGCGCCGGAGGAGATCGCCGCCTGGACCCCCGGCGTGGACCCGGCCGCCGTGGCCGCCGAGGGCGCGGTCTTCAACCCCGGTGAGGGCTGGGTGGACCTGCCACTGGCCGCCGGGGTGCTCCTGGAGGGGTTCCGCGCCGCGGGCGGCCGCCTGCAGACCGGGACCGGCCGGGCCCACCCCGTCGTCGAGGGCGGTCGCGTCACCGGCGTCACGACGGACTCCGGAGCCACCTTCGCCGCCGACGCCGTCGTGCTGGCGACCGGCCCGTGGGTCCCGCGCGACCTGGCCGACCTCGGCCTCACCGTCCCCGACGACTCCCCGGTCTCCCTGCTGCTGCGCACGAAACCCGTCGAGGTGGCCCTGCGCGCGGTCCTCAACACCCCGCGCGTCGCGGTGCGCCCGGCCCCCGGCGGGGTGCTGGTGCTGGACTCGGCCTGGTCGGAGGAGGAGGTCGTCATCCACCGCGAGGGCGACTACGAGGTCAAGGACAGCACGCTGGAGGGTCTGCTCGCCGAGGCCTCGGCCGTCCTGGCCGGCCACCCCGAGCTGGCGCTCGACGGCTACGGCGTGGGCCGCAAACCCATCCCCGGCGACGGTGAACCCGTCGCCGGTGCCGTGGACGGCGTCGAGGGCCTGCACGTCCTGTTCACCCACAGCGGCGCCACCCTGGGCCTGGTCCTGGGGGAGTTCACCGCCCGCGAGGTGCTCACCGGGCAGCCGAACCCGCTGCTGGCGGCCTTCCGCCCCGGCCGCTTCGGCGCCCGCGCCTGA
- a CDS encoding amino acid ABC transporter permease, with product MTWFDTIARTFLDGHAMLQVLPQLLATGLRNTLVISVAATVIGTVLAMVVALMGISTSRWLRVPARVYTDVFRGLPAILTILLIGQGFARFSQSVFGPSPYPLGIIALALISSAYLGEIFRAGIQAVDRGQLEACRALGMSYGRAMRLVVVPQGVRRVLPALVNQFIAIVKDSSLVYFLGLLTSERELFRVGQDAAVLSGNLSPLVLAGVFYLVITVPLTHVVNVVDARFRTGRRVPTPPKSGLDEVAELAPSAPTGPRGSSL from the coding sequence GTGACCTGGTTCGACACCATCGCCCGGACGTTCCTCGACGGGCACGCGATGCTGCAGGTCCTGCCGCAGCTGCTCGCCACCGGCCTGCGGAACACGTTGGTCATCTCGGTGGCCGCCACGGTCATCGGCACCGTGCTCGCGATGGTCGTGGCCCTCATGGGGATCTCGACGTCGCGGTGGCTGCGCGTGCCGGCCCGCGTCTACACCGACGTGTTCCGCGGGTTGCCGGCCATCCTCACCATCCTGCTCATCGGTCAGGGTTTCGCCCGGTTCAGCCAGTCGGTGTTCGGGCCCTCGCCCTACCCGCTGGGCATCATCGCCCTGGCCCTCATCTCCAGCGCGTACCTCGGGGAGATCTTCCGCGCCGGCATCCAGGCCGTGGACCGCGGCCAGCTGGAGGCCTGCCGCGCGCTGGGCATGAGCTACGGCCGCGCCATGCGCCTGGTCGTGGTTCCCCAGGGCGTCCGCCGGGTGCTGCCCGCCCTGGTGAACCAGTTCATCGCCATCGTCAAGGACTCCAGCCTCGTGTACTTCCTGGGGCTGCTGACCTCCGAACGCGAACTGTTCCGCGTCGGCCAGGACGCCGCGGTGCTGTCCGGGAACCTGTCCCCGCTGGTGCTGGCCGGGGTGTTCTACCTCGTCATCACCGTTCCGCTGACCCACGTGGTCAACGTCGTCGACGCCCGGTTCCGCACCGGCCGCCGCGTCCCCACACCGCCCAAGAGCGGGCTCGACGAGGTCGCCGAACTCGCGCCCTCCGCGCCCACCGGACCCCGCGGGAGCAGTCTGTGA
- a CDS encoding LLM class flavin-dependent oxidoreductase, giving the protein MSTQIGVTIGVELDAAGRHPAAWRLPGARPAELFTAAHWRRLAETVDAADLDLLVVPDSFRLGSSDDRDQRGRLDAVAVTANLAPLTRRTGLVPVVTTTHTEPFHTQKAVATLDFTSRGRAGWQVEVSTTPAEADLFGRKAAAAPEVLWREAAETVEVVRRLWDSWEDDAVVKDLATGRFVDRDKLHYVDFAGENFSVKGPSITPRSPQGQPLVIVPVRDEPSLAVAAAHADVARLEAHDVPTATRWAAGLEGTVLLDVEVLLRRDASEAQDVAAHLDELSPGHGPRALRHVGTPASLVELLRDLPQGVGGAVLVPLDLPATLDLVASDVVPHLGREPFTGRTLRDRFGLPRPASRYAVEATR; this is encoded by the coding sequence GTGTCCACGCAGATCGGCGTCACGATCGGTGTCGAGCTCGACGCCGCCGGCCGCCACCCCGCCGCCTGGCGGCTGCCCGGCGCCCGGCCCGCCGAGCTGTTCACCGCCGCCCACTGGCGCCGCCTGGCCGAGACCGTCGACGCCGCCGACCTCGACCTGCTCGTCGTCCCGGACTCCTTCCGCCTTGGCTCCTCCGACGACAGGGACCAGCGCGGCCGCCTGGACGCCGTCGCCGTCACGGCCAACCTCGCACCGCTGACCCGGCGGACCGGGCTGGTCCCGGTGGTCACCACGACGCACACCGAGCCCTTCCACACCCAGAAGGCCGTCGCGACGCTGGACTTCACCAGCCGTGGCCGCGCGGGCTGGCAGGTCGAGGTGTCCACCACGCCCGCCGAAGCCGACCTGTTCGGGCGCAAGGCGGCCGCCGCGCCGGAGGTCCTGTGGCGCGAAGCCGCCGAGACGGTCGAGGTCGTGCGCCGGCTCTGGGACTCCTGGGAGGACGACGCCGTCGTCAAGGACCTGGCCACCGGCCGGTTCGTCGACCGCGACAAGCTGCACTACGTCGACTTCGCCGGGGAGAACTTCTCGGTCAAGGGACCGTCGATCACGCCGCGCTCGCCGCAGGGCCAGCCGCTCGTCATCGTCCCCGTGCGCGACGAGCCGTCCCTGGCCGTCGCCGCGGCCCACGCCGACGTGGCCCGGCTGGAGGCCCACGACGTGCCGACGGCCACCCGGTGGGCCGCGGGCCTGGAGGGGACCGTGCTGCTGGACGTGGAGGTGCTGCTGCGCCGCGACGCCTCCGAGGCGCAGGACGTCGCCGCCCACCTCGACGAGCTGAGCCCCGGCCACGGCCCCCGCGCGCTGCGCCACGTCGGGACCCCCGCCTCGCTGGTCGAGCTGCTGCGCGACCTCCCGCAGGGCGTCGGCGGGGCCGTGCTCGTCCCGCTGGACCTGCCCGCGACCCTCGACCTCGTCGCCTCCGACGTGGTCCCGCACCTGGGCCGGGAACCGTTCACCGGCCGGACCCTGCGCGACCGCTTCGGCCTGCCCCGACCCGCCAGCCGCTACGCCGTGGAGGCGACCCGATGA
- a CDS encoding NtaA/DmoA family FMN-dependent monooxygenase (This protein belongs to a clade of FMN-dependent monooxygenases, within a broader family of flavin-dependent oxidoreductases, the luciferase-like monooxygenase (LMM) family, some of whose members use coenzyme F420 rather than FMN.), translating into MTQRASKRQVHLGAHFPGVNNTTVWRDPRAGSQVDFSSFEHLARTAERGLMDFFFLAEGLRLREQRGRIHDLDVVGRPDTLTVLNSLASVTTHLGLAGTINATFNEAAEVARQFASLDHLSGGRAAWNVVTSSDAFTGENFRRGGYLAHADRYVRAREVLDVAREFWDSWAPDALVADPATGVFARGITEVEHHGAQFDVRGPGLLPRSPQGHPVLFQAGDSDAGREFGATYADAIFTMHGTLEAGVRFTADMRARAVRNGRSGDELKILPGATFVLGDTLEEAKENAREIRFLQVGPEQAVAFLEQVWGRDLTGFDPSGPLPAFEPEVTSDIAQGRTRMTKDPRETARTWRELAAANGWTARELVVEVTGRQQFVGTPEQVAAEIDEYVQADACDGFILVPHLTPAGLDEFVEKVVPLLQERGSYRTEYAGQTLRDHLGLQHPHAVPSVRATA; encoded by the coding sequence ATGACCCAGCGTGCGAGCAAGCGTCAGGTCCACCTCGGCGCCCACTTCCCGGGCGTCAACAACACGACCGTCTGGCGCGACCCGCGCGCGGGCAGCCAGGTCGACTTCTCCTCCTTCGAGCACCTGGCCCGCACCGCCGAGCGCGGGCTCATGGACTTCTTCTTCCTCGCCGAGGGGCTGCGGCTGCGCGAGCAGCGCGGGAGGATCCACGACCTCGACGTCGTCGGCCGTCCCGACACCCTGACCGTGCTGAACTCGCTGGCCTCGGTGACCACCCACCTCGGGCTGGCCGGGACGATCAACGCGACGTTCAACGAGGCCGCCGAGGTCGCCCGGCAGTTCGCCTCCCTCGACCACCTCTCCGGCGGCCGCGCCGCGTGGAACGTCGTCACGAGCTCCGACGCGTTCACCGGGGAGAACTTCCGCCGCGGGGGGTACCTGGCGCACGCCGACCGGTACGTGCGCGCCCGCGAGGTCCTCGACGTCGCACGGGAGTTCTGGGACTCCTGGGCGCCGGACGCGCTCGTCGCCGACCCCGCGACGGGGGTCTTCGCGCGCGGGATCACCGAGGTAGAGCACCACGGCGCGCAGTTCGACGTCCGCGGCCCGGGACTGCTGCCGCGCAGCCCGCAGGGGCACCCGGTCCTGTTCCAGGCCGGCGACTCCGACGCCGGCCGCGAGTTCGGCGCCACGTACGCCGACGCCATCTTCACGATGCACGGCACCCTCGAGGCGGGGGTGCGGTTCACGGCTGACATGCGGGCGCGCGCGGTGCGCAACGGCCGGTCCGGGGACGAGCTGAAGATCCTGCCCGGAGCCACGTTCGTCCTGGGCGACACGCTGGAGGAGGCGAAGGAGAACGCGCGGGAGATCCGCTTCCTGCAGGTCGGCCCCGAACAGGCCGTCGCGTTCCTGGAGCAGGTCTGGGGCCGCGACCTCACCGGCTTCGACCCCTCCGGCCCGCTGCCGGCCTTCGAACCCGAGGTCACCTCCGACATCGCTCAGGGCCGCACCCGGATGACGAAGGACCCCCGCGAGACCGCCCGCACCTGGCGCGAGCTCGCGGCGGCGAACGGCTGGACCGCGCGCGAACTCGTCGTCGAGGTCACCGGCCGCCAGCAGTTCGTCGGCACGCCCGAGCAGGTCGCCGCCGAGATCGACGAGTACGTCCAGGCCGACGCCTGCGACGGGTTCATCCTCGTCCCGCACCTCACCCCGGCCGGTCTCGACGAGTTCGTCGAGAAGGTCGTCCCGCTGCTGCAGGAACGCGGCAGCTACCGCACCGAGTACGCCGGGCAGACGCTGCGCGACCACCTCGGCCTGCAGCACCCGCACGCCGTCCCGTCCGTCCGCGCCACCGCCTGA
- the acs gene encoding acetate--CoA ligase encodes MTSTPAPELVFAPSPEFAAQANVGAGEHARAAADPEAFWAEQARRLQWDEPFHTVFDGSTLPTAQWFTGGKLNVAVNCVDRHVAAGRGDKVALHWEGEPGDSRTTTYAQLKDEVCRLANALEELGVGHGDRVVLYLPVLPETIVATMACARIGAVVSLVFGGFSAEALRFRVEDTEAKLLVCTDGQFRRGHAVAVKGAADAAVAGLDHVEHVLVLRRTGEATPDFPWTPGRDVWWHELVDRQPAEHTAPSFDAENPLFIIYTSGTTGKPKGLVHTSGGYLTHTSWSHWAVFDVKDDDVYWCQADLAWVTAHSYEMYGPLSNGVTQVIYEGSPLTPHPGRHFEVIEKYGVTIYYTAPTLVRTFMKHGPELPARFDLSSLRLLGSVGEAINPEAWTWLHRNVGGGRCPIVDTWWQSETGAAVIAPLPGVTALKPGSGTVPLPGLSATVVDEAGNETAPGETGVLVITKPWPGMARTVWRDHARFVKSYWEPYAAQGWYLAGDAATKDADGYVWIGGRIDDVLNVSGHRLSSIELESALVSHPRVAEAAVVGAPDDTTGQRIVAFVILRGEGVDGDLARELQAHVAHEIGPVAKPRDVVVVPDLPKTRSGKIMRRLMADLTAGRGGGDVTSLQDETALAAVETAWAQYVASR; translated from the coding sequence GTGACCAGCACCCCTGCGCCCGAGCTCGTCTTCGCCCCTTCGCCCGAGTTCGCCGCCCAGGCCAACGTCGGCGCCGGGGAGCACGCCCGCGCCGCGGCCGACCCCGAGGCGTTCTGGGCCGAGCAGGCCCGCCGGCTGCAGTGGGACGAGCCGTTCCACACCGTGTTCGACGGCTCGACGCTGCCGACGGCGCAGTGGTTCACCGGTGGGAAGCTCAACGTCGCGGTGAACTGCGTGGACCGGCACGTGGCCGCCGGCCGCGGGGACAAGGTCGCGCTGCACTGGGAGGGCGAGCCGGGCGACTCGCGCACCACCACGTACGCGCAGCTGAAGGACGAGGTCTGCCGGCTGGCGAACGCCCTGGAGGAGCTCGGCGTCGGGCACGGCGACCGCGTGGTGCTCTACCTGCCCGTGCTGCCGGAGACGATCGTCGCGACGATGGCCTGCGCCCGCATCGGCGCCGTCGTCTCGCTGGTGTTCGGGGGTTTCTCCGCCGAGGCGCTGCGCTTCCGCGTGGAGGACACCGAGGCCAAGCTCCTCGTCTGCACCGACGGGCAGTTCCGCCGCGGCCACGCCGTCGCCGTCAAGGGTGCCGCCGACGCCGCCGTCGCCGGCCTGGACCACGTCGAGCACGTCCTCGTCCTGCGCCGCACCGGCGAGGCGACCCCCGACTTCCCGTGGACCCCGGGCCGCGACGTGTGGTGGCACGAACTCGTCGACCGCCAGCCGGCCGAGCACACCGCGCCGAGCTTCGACGCCGAGAACCCGCTGTTCATCATCTACACCTCCGGCACGACGGGGAAGCCCAAGGGCCTGGTCCACACCAGCGGCGGCTACCTGACCCACACGTCGTGGTCGCACTGGGCGGTGTTCGACGTCAAGGACGACGACGTGTACTGGTGCCAGGCCGACCTGGCGTGGGTGACGGCGCACTCGTACGAGATGTACGGGCCGCTGTCCAACGGCGTGACGCAGGTGATCTACGAGGGGTCCCCGCTGACCCCGCACCCGGGCCGGCACTTCGAGGTCATCGAGAAGTACGGCGTGACGATCTACTACACCGCCCCGACGCTGGTGCGGACGTTCATGAAGCACGGTCCGGAACTGCCCGCGCGGTTCGACCTGTCGTCGCTGCGGCTGCTGGGGTCCGTCGGGGAGGCCATCAACCCCGAGGCGTGGACGTGGTTGCACCGCAACGTCGGGGGTGGGCGCTGCCCCATCGTCGACACGTGGTGGCAGTCCGAGACGGGTGCCGCGGTCATCGCCCCCCTGCCGGGTGTCACGGCACTGAAACCCGGCTCCGGGACGGTCCCGCTGCCGGGGTTGTCGGCCACCGTCGTCGACGAGGCCGGGAACGAGACGGCCCCCGGCGAGACGGGTGTCCTCGTCATCACGAAACCCTGGCCCGGCATGGCCCGCACCGTGTGGCGCGACCACGCCCGGTTCGTCAAGAGCTACTGGGAACCGTACGCGGCGCAGGGCTGGTACCTCGCCGGGGACGCGGCGACCAAGGACGCCGACGGGTACGTCTGGATCGGCGGCCGCATCGACGACGTGCTGAACGTCTCGGGACACCGGTTGTCGAGCATCGAACTGGAGTCGGCCCTCGTCTCGCACCCGCGGGTCGCCGAGGCCGCGGTCGTCGGCGCTCCCGACGACACCACCGGTCAGCGGATCGTGGCGTTCGTCATCCTGCGCGGCGAGGGCGTCGACGGCGACCTCGCGCGGGAACTGCAGGCCCACGTCGCGCACGAGATCGGGCCCGTCGCCAAACCCCGCGACGTCGTCGTCGTCCCGGACCTGCCCAAGACGCGCTCGGGGAAGATCATGCGCCGGTTGATGGCCGACCTGACCGCCGGCCGCGGCGGCGGGGACGTGACGTCGCTGCAGGACGAGACCGCGCTGGCCGCGGTCGAGACGGCCTGGGCGCAGTACGTGGCCTCCCGCTGA
- a CDS encoding ABC transporter substrate-binding protein yields MTRHTTRRAVLASALAAAGLVVSACSPSGTSSAAEDDPYGLVQPGTLRVASLGDAKPYTFTDAKGEFTGFDVELFRDVAKRMGITDVTFTGQDFTAILPGVANGQFDAGVAAIGITDQRKQTVDFSDGYLAGYLSVLTTRTSGVTSAKTLAGKRLGVVQGTLQEAYALKNFPDADLVRFPDNNAAVSALNGGSVDAHFLDYEAAKSYVQQFGLVDAEDIPSFDAPAGFAIAKGKTALREALDENLHAAMEDGTWKTLYEKWFPGSPMPQQYLPSAERTASPTPSAS; encoded by the coding sequence ATGACACGCCACACGACCCGACGGGCCGTCCTCGCCTCGGCGCTCGCCGCGGCAGGCCTCGTCGTCAGCGCCTGCAGCCCCTCCGGCACGTCCTCCGCCGCGGAGGACGACCCCTACGGCCTCGTGCAGCCGGGCACCCTGCGGGTGGCCAGCCTCGGCGACGCCAAGCCGTACACGTTCACCGACGCGAAGGGGGAGTTCACCGGGTTCGACGTCGAACTGTTCCGCGACGTCGCGAAGCGGATGGGGATCACCGACGTCACCTTCACCGGCCAGGACTTCACCGCGATCCTGCCCGGCGTGGCCAACGGCCAGTTCGACGCGGGCGTCGCCGCCATCGGCATCACCGACCAGCGCAAGCAGACCGTCGACTTCAGCGACGGCTACCTCGCCGGGTACCTCAGCGTCCTGACCACCCGCACCTCCGGGGTGACCTCGGCGAAGACCCTGGCCGGCAAGCGCCTCGGCGTCGTGCAGGGCACCCTGCAGGAGGCCTACGCCCTCAAGAACTTCCCCGACGCCGACCTCGTCCGCTTCCCGGACAACAACGCCGCCGTCTCGGCCCTCAACGGCGGCAGCGTCGACGCGCACTTCCTCGACTACGAGGCCGCGAAGTCCTACGTGCAGCAGTTCGGTCTCGTCGACGCCGAGGACATCCCCAGCTTCGACGCCCCCGCCGGGTTCGCGATCGCCAAGGGCAAGACGGCCCTGCGCGAGGCGCTGGACGAGAACCTGCACGCCGCGATGGAGGACGGCACCTGGAAGACGCTGTACGAGAAGTGGTTCCCCGGATCCCCGATGCCCCAGCAGTACCTGCCCAGCGCCGAGCGGACCGCCTCGCCGACGCCGTCGGCCTCGTGA
- a CDS encoding VOC family protein, translated as MRMVFINQPVADKERSKAFFTALGFSLNPQFEDDTTACVVIEENIIVLVHEPEKWKQFLHGDPAPQGTTESMVALSASSRQECDDLKAAALANGGAEYGPTQDYGWMYGISFLDPDGHVWEASWMDLEAAAQAGGINQPT; from the coding sequence GTGCGCATGGTCTTCATCAACCAGCCGGTGGCCGACAAGGAGAGGTCCAAGGCGTTCTTCACTGCCCTGGGGTTCTCCCTGAACCCGCAGTTCGAGGACGACACCACGGCCTGCGTCGTCATCGAGGAGAACATCATCGTCCTCGTGCACGAGCCGGAGAAGTGGAAGCAGTTCCTGCACGGCGACCCCGCGCCCCAGGGGACGACCGAGTCCATGGTGGCGCTGTCGGCGTCCAGCCGGCAGGAGTGCGACGACCTCAAGGCGGCCGCCCTGGCCAACGGGGGCGCCGAGTACGGGCCCACCCAGGACTACGGCTGGATGTACGGGATCAGCTTCCTCGACCCCGACGGTCACGTCTGGGAGGCCAGCTGGATGGACCTGGAGGCCGCGGCGCAGGCCGGCGGGATCAACCAGCCCACCTGA
- a CDS encoding LacI family DNA-binding transcriptional regulator — MTEPATRRREPTTADVARRAGVAKATAARALGGYGSVSPEVRERVTAAAQALGYRPNELARSMGTGRSRTIGLVVGDIENGYFGLATRAISEVAHAAGYEVVLVNTAERHADEADAVRLLLDKRVDGLVVVPAASFDAEHLRAACATGRPVVLLDRRRDDVPALSVSVDVVPAVRELTGALLAAGHRRIAYLTSLEPEFDHPDLELVSSPIADRLLGMRQAFTAAGVPLAPDLALFGAHSPAATAALVDRALEGPDPATAVVSSDAVIALDVLTRLRERGEDLPGRLSFASFDDAPWAPLVDPAVTAVQQPIQQVGAECARLLLEQIRTPGAGPDPGAAPVARSFPARVVHRASIGPGPGARR; from the coding sequence ATGACCGAGCCCGCCACCCGCCGCCGGGAACCGACCACCGCCGACGTGGCCCGCCGGGCCGGGGTCGCCAAGGCCACCGCCGCCCGCGCCCTCGGCGGCTACGGCTCGGTGAGCCCCGAGGTGCGCGAACGCGTCACCGCCGCCGCGCAGGCCCTGGGGTACCGCCCCAACGAACTGGCCCGCAGCATGGGCACCGGGCGCTCACGCACCATCGGCCTCGTCGTCGGCGACATCGAGAACGGCTACTTCGGCCTGGCCACCCGCGCCATCTCCGAGGTCGCGCACGCCGCCGGGTACGAGGTCGTCCTGGTCAACACCGCCGAACGGCACGCCGACGAGGCCGACGCCGTGCGGCTGCTGCTCGACAAGCGCGTCGACGGGCTCGTCGTCGTCCCGGCCGCCTCCTTCGACGCCGAGCACCTGCGCGCCGCGTGCGCCACCGGCCGTCCCGTCGTCCTGCTGGACCGGCGCCGCGACGACGTCCCGGCGCTGTCGGTGAGCGTCGACGTCGTCCCGGCCGTGCGGGAGCTGACCGGGGCGCTGCTGGCGGCCGGGCACCGCCGCATCGCCTACCTGACGTCGCTGGAGCCGGAGTTCGACCACCCGGACCTGGAGCTCGTCAGCTCCCCCATCGCCGACCGCCTGCTCGGGATGCGCCAGGCCTTCACGGCTGCGGGGGTGCCGCTCGCGCCCGACCTGGCCCTCTTCGGTGCGCACTCCCCCGCCGCGACCGCCGCCCTCGTCGACCGGGCCCTCGAGGGCCCCGACCCGGCCACGGCCGTCGTCTCCTCCGACGCGGTCATCGCCCTCGACGTGCTGACCCGGCTGCGCGAGCGCGGTGAGGACCTGCCCGGGCGCCTGTCCTTCGCCAGCTTCGACGACGCCCCCTGGGCACCCCTGGTGGACCCGGCCGTGACGGCCGTGCAGCAACCCATCCAGCAGGTCGGGGCCGAGTGCGCCCGGCTGCTGCTGGAGCAGATCCGCACCCCCGGCGCCGGTCCGGACCCCGGCGCGGCACCGGTCGCGCGGTCCTTCCCGGCACGCGTCGTGCACCGCGCCTCCATCGGCCCCGGGCCCGGCGCCCGCCGGTGA
- a CDS encoding Gfo/Idh/MocA family protein, with product MSALRTAVVGWGTAGAVFHGPLLAADPEFSVDVVVTRDPARAAAARTALPGVAVVASPEEVWARRGELDLVVLASPPATHVDLATRALQAGLATVVDKPLAVDAAGARKLLDVAGATGTPLTVFQNRRWDGDFLTLRRLVAEGALGRVHRFTSRFTWWEPAGGKAWKMDAPVADGGGILADLGTHLVDQALQLFGPVDSVTAELDRRRPGPGPEDDAFVALHHRSGVRSHLWMSAVAALPGPRFHVLGERGAVAVEGLDPQEQQLAAGLVPGTPGYGVRGAPARGGTVDAPAEVPVAPGDYAAFYRGLADSLLRGGPLPVEPADAVAVLDVLDRVRAAA from the coding sequence GTGAGCGCGCTGCGCACCGCCGTCGTCGGCTGGGGGACCGCCGGGGCGGTGTTCCACGGCCCGCTGCTGGCCGCCGACCCGGAGTTCTCCGTGGACGTCGTCGTCACCCGCGACCCCGCCCGCGCGGCCGCCGCGCGCACCGCCCTGCCGGGCGTGGCCGTGGTGGCCTCGCCCGAGGAGGTCTGGGCCCGCCGCGGCGAGCTCGACCTCGTCGTGCTCGCCTCCCCGCCGGCCACCCACGTCGACCTCGCCACCCGCGCGCTGCAGGCGGGGCTGGCCACGGTCGTCGACAAACCCCTGGCCGTCGACGCGGCCGGCGCCCGGAAGCTGCTCGACGTGGCGGGCGCCACCGGGACGCCGTTGACGGTGTTCCAGAACCGCCGCTGGGACGGGGACTTCCTGACCCTGCGCCGGCTGGTGGCCGAGGGCGCCCTGGGCCGGGTGCACCGCTTCACCTCGCGCTTCACGTGGTGGGAACCGGCCGGGGGCAAGGCGTGGAAGATGGACGCCCCCGTGGCCGACGGCGGCGGGATCCTCGCCGACCTCGGCACCCACCTCGTCGACCAGGCCCTGCAGCTGTTCGGCCCCGTGGACTCCGTCACCGCCGAGCTGGACCGGCGCCGGCCCGGGCCCGGCCCCGAGGACGACGCCTTCGTCGCCCTGCACCACCGCAGCGGGGTCCGCTCCCACCTGTGGATGAGCGCCGTCGCGGCGCTGCCCGGCCCGCGGTTCCACGTGCTCGGCGAGCGCGGTGCCGTCGCCGTCGAGGGTCTGGACCCCCAGGAGCAGCAGCTCGCGGCCGGGCTCGTCCCCGGCACCCCCGGGTACGGGGTGCGCGGTGCCCCGGCCCGCGGCGGGACCGTCGACGCCCCGGCCGAGGTCCCCGTGGCGCCCGGCGACTACGCCGCCTTCTACCGCGGGCTGGCCGACAGCCTGCTGCGCGGCGGCCCGCTGCCGGTCGAGCCCGCCGACGCCGTCGCCGTCCTCGACGTCCTGGACCGGGTGCGCGCGGCCGCCTGA
- a CDS encoding amino acid ABC transporter ATP-binding protein gives MDLRDVRLSYGPVEVVRGVTFSVPAGSTTCVIGPSGSGKSTLLRGINRLHEPSGGDVLLAGTSTRGQHPDRLRRRIGMVFQHFNLFPDHTALENVALAPRTVAGVPRAEALRRAHARLAEVGLAERTDHRPRDLSGGQQQRVAIARALAMDPEVMLFDEVTSALDPELVKGVLNLMATLGRQGMTMVVVTHEMGFARRVADQVVFMDEGRVVEAGPPAQLFEQPRSERLRRFLAEVL, from the coding sequence CTGGACCTGCGCGACGTGCGGCTGTCCTACGGCCCCGTCGAGGTCGTGCGCGGGGTGACGTTCTCCGTGCCCGCCGGCAGCACCACCTGCGTCATCGGCCCGTCGGGATCGGGCAAGTCGACCCTGCTGCGCGGGATCAACCGGCTGCACGAACCCAGCGGCGGCGACGTCCTGCTCGCCGGCACCAGCACCCGGGGCCAGCACCCCGACCGGCTGCGCCGGCGCATCGGCATGGTGTTCCAGCACTTCAACCTGTTCCCCGACCACACCGCCCTGGAGAACGTGGCGCTGGCCCCCCGCACCGTCGCCGGCGTCCCGCGGGCCGAGGCCCTGCGCCGCGCCCACGCCCGCCTCGCCGAGGTGGGACTGGCCGAGCGCACCGACCACCGTCCGCGCGACCTGTCCGGCGGCCAGCAGCAGCGCGTCGCCATCGCCCGCGCGCTGGCGATGGACCCCGAGGTCATGCTCTTCGACGAGGTGACCAGCGCCCTGGACCCCGAGCTGGTCAAGGGCGTCCTGAACCTCATGGCGACCCTGGGCCGGCAGGGCATGACGATGGTCGTCGTGACCCACGAGATGGGGTTCGCGCGCCGCGTCGCCGACCAGGTCGTCTTCATGGACGAGGGCCGCGTCGTCGAGGCCGGACCGCCCGCTCAGCTGTTCGAGCAGCCCCGCAGCGAGCGCCTGCGCCGCTTCCTGGCGGAGGTCCTGTGA